The Proteobacteria bacterium CG1_02_64_396 DNA window GAGATCCGCGCCTTAGGGGCCAAAGGGATCATCCTCTCCGGCGGTCCCAAGTCGGTCTATGAAGAGGGGGCGCCCGCCGTGGCCGAAGGACTCTTCGAGCTTGGGGTGCCGGTGTTGGGGATCTGCTACGGGATGCAGTTGATGAGCCGCTATTTCGGCGGCGAGGTGGTGGCGGCGGGCAAACGGGAGTTCGGCCACGCCGAGCTGACCGGTGTGGGCGAGATTTCCGACCTCTTCAAAGGGTTCTTGGTCGACAACCAGGCCCATATTTGGATGAGCCACGGCGACCATGTCGCCAAGATCCCCGAGGGGTTTCGGATCACCGCCAGTACCCCCAACGCGCCGGTCGCCGCCATCGCCGACGAGTCGCGCCGTCTCTACGGGGTGCAGTTCCACCCCGAGGTGCGCCATTCCCGGCGCGGCGAGATTCTGATCGAGACCTTTGTCCGTCAGATTTGCGGCTGCGAGGGGGATTGGACCCCAGCCCACATCATCGACGAGCAGACGGCGCTGATTCGGCAAATGGTGGGAAGCGACCAGGTGATTCTGGGGCTCTCGGGGGGGGTCGATTCCTCGGTGGCGGCTGCCTTGATTCACCGCGCCATCGGCGATCAGCTCACCTGCGTCTTCGTCGACACCGGGCTGCTGCGGCTGCACGAGGGGGACCAGGTGATGGCGACCTTCGCCGAGCACTTGGGGGTCAAGGTGATCCGGGTCGACGCCTCCGAGCGCTTCTTCGGCGAGCTGGAGGGGGTCGAGGATCCCGAGGCCAAACGCAAGATCATCGGTCGGCTTTTCGTCGAGATCTTCGAGGAGCAGGCCAATCAACTGCGTGACGCCAAGTGGCTTGCCCAGGGGACGATCTACCCCGACGTGATCGAGTCGGCCAAGGCCAAGAGCGGCAAGGCGGTGGCGATCAAGAGTCACCACAACGTCGGCGGCCTGCCTGAGCGCATGGGGCTCAAGCTGCTGGAGCCGCTGCGCGATCTGTTCAAAGACGAGGTGCGTGCGGTCGGGGTCGAGCTGGGGTTGCCCCGCTCCATGGTCTTCCGCCACCCCTTCCCCGGTCCGGGGCTGGCGGTGCGCATTCTCGGGGCGGTCAGCCGCGAGGCTGCCGACACCTTGCGGCTGGCCGATGCAATCTTCATCGAAGAGTTGTGGAATTTTGATCTTTACGACCACATCGCCCAGGCCTTCGTTGTCTTCCTGCCGGTCAAGAGCGTCGGGGTGATGGGGGACGGGCGCACCTACGAAAACGTGGTGGCGCTGCGGGCGGTCGAGACCTCCGACTTTATGACCGCCAGTTTCTACCCGATTCCGCACGAGATCCTCGGCAAGGTGAGCAACCGCATCATCAACGAGGTCAAGGGGATCAACCGGGTGGTCTACGACGTGTCGAGCAAACCCCCCGCCACCATCGAGTGGGAGTAAACATTCCGGCGAAACACCGGATGTTCCCTCTCGCCCCAACCCTCTGCCCGTTGGCACGCAAGAGGGGTCATACCAGCGCCAAGATGCGATGCTTGAATCGCCTTCCCTGTTGTGCACCCCTCCTGCGGAGCCTCCATGCCCCCCCACCGTCACACCAAGATCGTCGCCACGCTGGGTCCCGCCACTGACTCCCCCGAGATGATCGAGGCGCTGCTGCGGGCCGGGGTTGATCTGTTCCGGCTGAATTTCTCGCACAGCGATCACGCCACCCACGCCCTGCTGATCGCCACCATCCGGCTGGTCGAGGCCTACCTGCAACGCCCTATCGCCATCCTGCAAGACCTCAAAGGGCCCGAGATCCGCACCCGCGATGTGGCCGATACGTTCCGCCCCCTGCATCAGGGGGAACACGTCGTGCTCGCTCCCGGCCCCGGTCCCATTCAGGGCACAGGTCCACTCTTCATCACCTTCGAACACCTGGCTGAAGATGTGCACGAGGGGCAGCGGGTTTTCATCGACGACGGCTCCATCGCCCTGATGGTCGAGGCGGTGATGGGGGTCGAAGTCCACTGCCGGGTTGAGCGGGGGGGGGTGCTTAAGAGCCGTAAGGGGGTCAACTTTCCCGGCGCCAACCTCTCGCTCCCTTTTCTCACCGACAAGGACTACGCCGATCTCGATTTCGGTATCGAAAACGGGGTCGACATCGTCGCCGCCTCGTTTGTGCGCAGCGGCTCCGATGTGCGCCGGGTGCGCGATTACATCCGGGAGCGGGGCAGCAAGGCGATGGTGATGGCCAAGATCGAAACCCGGCAGGCGGTCGACAATTTAGAGGAGGTCATCCGCGAGGCCGACGCAGTGATGGTGGCCCGGGGCGACTTGGGGGTGGAGATCCCGGTCGAGAAGGTGCCGATGGTGCAAAAGCGGATCATCGATCTGGCGGTGCACTTGGGTAAGCCGGTGCTCACCGCCACCCACATGCTCGAATCGATGACCCACCACGCCTACCCGACCCGAGCCGAGGTGACCGACGTGGCCAACGCGGTGCTCGACGGCACCGACGCGGTGATGTTGTCGGGGGAGACCGCCAATGGCGAATACCCAGTGGAGTCGGTGCTCACCATGGTGCGGGTGATCCAGGAGGCCGAAGGGGTGCAGCGCTACCAGCCCGCCTTCCAGGAATGGGAGCCCGATCTGGCCTCGGGGATTGGACGGGCCGCCTGCGTCTTGGCTCAAAGCCTCAAGGCCCAAGCGATCCTCTGTCCCACCGCCTCGGGAGCGACGGCGCGGCGCATCGCCATGTTCCGTCCCGAACGGCCCATTGTCGCCCTCTCGGTTGAGCCGCTGGTGCTACGTCAGTTGCTGCTCTCCCACGGGGTCTTCCCGATTCGG harbors:
- a CDS encoding glutamine-hydrolyzing GMP synthase, which produces MTPNHDRILILDFGGQTTQLIGRRVREAKVYCEIHPFDLSIEEIRALGAKGIILSGGPKSVYEEGAPAVAEGLFELGVPVLGICYGMQLMSRYFGGEVVAAGKREFGHAELTGVGEISDLFKGFLVDNQAHIWMSHGDHVAKIPEGFRITASTPNAPVAAIADESRRLYGVQFHPEVRHSRRGEILIETFVRQICGCEGDWTPAHIIDEQTALIRQMVGSDQVILGLSGGVDSSVAAALIHRAIGDQLTCVFVDTGLLRLHEGDQVMATFAEHLGVKVIRVDASERFFGELEGVEDPEAKRKIIGRLFVEIFEEQANQLRDAKWLAQGTIYPDVIESAKAKSGKAVAIKSHHNVGGLPERMGLKLLEPLRDLFKDEVRAVGVELGLPRSMVFRHPFPGPGLAVRILGAVSREAADTLRLADAIFIEELWNFDLYDHIAQAFVVFLPVKSVGVMGDGRTYENVVALRAVETSDFMTASFYPIPHEILGKVSNRIINEVKGINRVVYDVSSKPPATIEWE
- a CDS encoding pyruvate kinase — translated: MPPHRHTKIVATLGPATDSPEMIEALLRAGVDLFRLNFSHSDHATHALLIATIRLVEAYLQRPIAILQDLKGPEIRTRDVADTFRPLHQGEHVVLAPGPGPIQGTGPLFITFEHLAEDVHEGQRVFIDDGSIALMVEAVMGVEVHCRVERGGVLKSRKGVNFPGANLSLPFLTDKDYADLDFGIENGVDIVAASFVRSGSDVRRVRDYIRERGSKAMVMAKIETRQAVDNLEEVIREADAVMVARGDLGVEIPVEKVPMVQKRIIDLAVHLGKPVLTATHMLESMTHHAYPTRAEVTDVANAVLDGTDAVMLSGETANGEYPVESVLTMVRVIQEAEGVQRYQPAFQEWEPDLASGIGRAACVLAQSLKAQAILCPTASGATARRIAMFRPERPIVALSVEPLVLRQLLLSHGVFPIRMRAMESLDQMVEDSHDLAVETGFVKAGDVVVQVFGLPVGVAGSTNTIQVHRIEG